The Psychrobacter sp. 28M-43 genome segment GGTATATGGCGCTCTACTGATTGCGGTCGTTGCTCATAATCCACTAAGCGGTGCTGCGTTGATGTTTGTCTTTGGTCTAGGAACCATACCGATGTTGGTTGCGACGCACGAAACGGTCGGTTGGCTACGTGATAAGATCGGACGTTTTCGCTTAAGACAGTTAAACGGTGCGGTTATGGTAATATCAGGTTTGGCAGTAGCGGTCGTGCCGATGGTCATGGCAAATATGCATGGCAGCCATGGTGAGATGAATCATGGTAGCCACACTGCTATGATGTCTGATATGGGCTCTCATGATATGAGCCAAATGAATCATGATATGGATATGGCAGCAGACATGGATCATAACATGCAAAATATGGACAACCATATGGACCATAGCATGCATGACACGAGTGATGAATCAATGGACATGAATCACCATGAGCATACTGAGATGATGGAACACGCTCAATAAAATCATCTAAACAGATACTATTAACACTTAGCATATAAAAAAGCCCTCAATACCATTTTCGATATTGAGGGCTTTTGCTTGTTGAATAATGCTCAGTTTATAGCAATTATTCCTGCCATTGCTCAAGCGTAAACTTGGTTTCTAAATGCTTCTCTAATGCCGGTATATTAAAGGCATCATCCTCACTCACAAAGCTGATGCTAATACCTGTCTGTCCTGCACGGCCCGTACGACCGATACGGTGTACATAATCATCTGGCTGGTCAGGCAAAGTGAAGTTGACCACATGACTGATATCATCGACATGGATACCGCGCCCTGCTACATCTGTCGCCACCAAAATAGATGCATGACCATCTTTGAAACGCTGTAAGTATTTCTCACGTTTTTGCTGAATGACATCACCTGAGAGCATCACAATATTATGCGCTTGACGCAGTTTGTGATATAGACGCTTTACTTGGTCTTTACGGTTGGCAAAGACGATGACCTTTTCTACTGCTTCATCACTGATAATACGCTGTAGGGCGTCTAGCTTTTGATCTTCTGTCAGCAAATAAAAATGCTGATCTACTAACTCGCTGGTCTTGTGTTCAGGCTCAATTTCAACAAACTGAGGCTCATGTAACCAACGGTAGGCCAAATTCATAACATCTTGGTTAAAGGTTGCAGAAAACAGTAAGCTTTGACGATCCGTATTGGCAGGCATTCGACCAACTAGGCGTTTGATATCAGGAATAAACCCCATATCTAGCATACGATCGGCTTCATCGAGTACCAGCACCTCTACTCTATCTAGATACACCATGCCTTTATTAGCAAGGTCAATTAGACGGCCAGGCGTCGCTACCAAGATATCAACGTATTGACGTTCAAGCTCGTGCTGCTGAGTTTCATAGTTAGTACCGCCCATAATACAGACGCTATGTAGCGAGGTATATTTGGTTAATGCAATACAGTCATCAAATATTTGCTGAGCCAGTTCGCGAGTTGGCGCCATGACCACAGCGCGCGGCTCACCAAGATAGCGCTCTTCGTCGTTGGTAAATGGACGCTTAAGCAAGGCTTCCATAATAGTCAGTAGAAAAGTCGCTGTTTTACCTGTGCCCGTTTGTGCCTGTCCAATAGCATCTTGATGTGCCAATGTATGCGGTAGTATCTTTGCTTGAATGGGCGTCAATTCAGTAAAGCCTAGATCACTTACTGCACGCAGGGTCGCTGTTGAAAGTGGCAAATCAGTAAACGTTGTAAAATTGCTCAAAAAAATATCCTTTTAAATGAATTACTTGTATTTTATTAATTATAAATAGGCTCACAATGAACCTTTATAGTGTCGAGTGTAGTGTTTAAACCGTGAGCAGTAAGAGTAGATTTATCAAGTCTGCAAACTACCATCAGACATATAGGCATAAAAAAAGCCAAGCCCGAATCCAACCCTACCAAATATGCTGCAGTTCACTCAACATAGGTAAGATAAGATGGGCTTGACTCAGTAGTATATCAGTAGTTTGTACAGACATTATAACTAAACCGCTTTAATGTCTGGGTAAATTACTCTTCTATCTTTCTGACTTCTTCAGCTTGCAGACCTTTGTCACCTTCTACTACGCTGAACTCAACTTTTTCGCCATCTTTTAGAGAACGATAGCCATCACCCTGAATCGCGCGGAAATGGACAAAAATATCTTCTCCGCTGTCACGTTGAATGAAACCAAAGCCTTTTGAGTCATTAAACCACTTAACGATACCTTGCTCACGAGCTGACATAATATTACTTCCTAAAAAAGTCCGCTTAGCCCTAGCTTCCTTTGCGACATTGCATATAAACAGGGTCTAAGATTATGAAATCAAAAATTAAGAGTATTACTACTCTACTTACCATCATCTATGTAGTACTTTAATTACCTACATAGTATTTCCATAACAAATTCGCCAAACGCACTTATCGTCATGAAATTTGATGATAGCAACAAACTTGCAATATTTATTGCATAAAAAATATCATAGCACGGGTTTTTAGCAACATAAAGACTTTTAATATGCTTTTTAATATCTAAATAATTTTTTAGACAAATTTTTATAACCTAGCTATCAAGCTGTTATGATAAAGAGCAAAATGCGTTGAAGCTGGTTTAGTCCGGTGACCCGCACCTTAGATTATTCATATATTATAATAAATTATTAATATCGCTCAATAGTTACCGAGACCATTATGACCTCCTTTACTCCATCAAAAACAGCCGAACAATCGACTAACGAAAATTCAAATCAAATATTGACTCATAAATTACTACTAGTAAATGGGGTAAATCTAAATTTACTAGGTAAGAGGGAACCGCACATTTATGGTCATACGACACTTGCTGATATAGAAAAGCAACTAGTTGAGCACGCCGCTCGCCACGGTGTAGAGTTAATATGTATACAGTCCAACCATGAAGGTAAGCTAGTAGACGACATTCAGCATCATGGATTATTGGCGGATAAGTCTGCCCAAGTTGATGCTATTATTATTAATCCAGCTGCATTTACGCATACTTCAGTGGCTTTGCGCGACGCGCTATTGGCCACCCAAAAACCATTTATAGAAGTACATTTATCCAATGTTCATGCCCGTGAGCCTTTCCGCCATCATTCATATCTAAGTGATATTGCAGTCGGAGTTATTTGCGGCTTGGGACAATTGGGTTATCAAATGGCGCTTGATTACTGGTTGAGCAATATGTATGCAGTTGACACAAACAAATGATATGACGGCGCTTACTTTTTTATAAATGATTACTCGCGTCTTCACACATTAGTCAAACAGTAATCTTGCAATTAAAATAATAGAATTACGACTGAGCAAACAACCCATTATACGGTGACATGAATGGCAAAATCGTCCGGAAAACGCTTTATGAAACTCGCTGGCATGACAGCGAGTATTGCTGGCAAAGCCGCCAAAAACTCATTTAAGCATCTCTCAAGTGACGAAGAAAAACGTCTGCAAGCTCGCTCAGACCTGATGCAAGACGTGGGCGTTCAAATTGCCGAGACATTGGGTGAGATGAAAGGCGCGGTAATGAAGGTCGGACAGATTGCTTCACAATATAAGGATGTTTTCCCGCCTGAGGTTGCGTCAGCACTCGAAAAGCTACAGAAAGATGCGCCGCCAATGCCGTATGCGCAGATACAAGCCCAAGTTGAACGTGAATTGAAAGCGCCTATTTTAGAATTATTCAGCGAGTTTGAAGAGACACCTTTTGCCGCAGCATCTATTGGACAAGTGCACAAAGCGACGTTGCCATCGGGTCAAAAAGTAGTGGTCAAAGTCCAGTATCCTGATGTCGATGAAAACTGTGATAGCGATCTCAAACAAGTACGTATGGCATTAAAAATCGCTGGCGTGCTCAATATGAGTAAACAATTACAAGAGCAGCTTTTTAATGAGATTCGCCAGAGCTTGCATGATGAATTGGACTATGTCAAAGAAGCTCATAACTTACGCGTGTTTGGTGCTTTTCATGCAGAAGATGAAGGCCTTATTATTCCCAAAGTGATTAGCAGCCATTCTTCTAGACGGATTTTAACGCTGACCGAAGAGATGGGAGAGACATTGACTGTCGCCGCGACGTGGGACAATGACGTCAAACAAAAAATAGCAGAGCGTCTGTTTCATTTTACCGCAGGGCAGCTGTTTGGGTTGTACCGTATGCACTGCGACCCTCATCCAGGTAACTTTGCGTTCCGTCATGACGGCAGTGTCGTGGCATATGATTTTGGGGGTATCCGCAGTTATAGTGATAGCGAAGTGCAGCTATTTAAACGCTTTGTCAAACATGCGCTAAGAGGTGACGTTACTGCACTTGAGCAAGATTTGATTGCCCTAGATATTCGCCGCGAAGATGACAAAAACATCCCTGGTGATTTTTATGAAAAGTGGCTATCTATCGGACTCAAACCTTTATCCATTAGCCCCTATCAAGAAGGCGAATTTGATTTTGGCAGTAGCCAAGTCCATCACGAGGCCATTGCACAGATGCGTACATCTTTAAAGTACTTTGGTCAGTTTCAACCCTCAGCTACCACTATGATGCTAGACCGTACTGTATCAGGACAGTACTGGAATCTGGTCAATCTAGGCGTCGAGATCGACCTGTCACCACTGGTTGATGAATATATCGATGCGTAGTAGGTATATTGACTGCCACGATTAAATCTATCTTTAGATATGTAGCGCATGTCCACAACGATCGCAAAAGTCTGCCCCTACTGCATGGCCGAATTTACCACAGTTTGGACAAGTCACTGGGTTCAACTGTGGACGCATGTTACGCGCTAACTCTGACGTAAAAATACCTGTTGGTACCGCAATAATCGAATAACCCGTGATCATGACCATGGTTGCAATTGCTTGGCCAAGCGGTGTTTTGGGTGACATGTCACCGTAGCCTACTGTCGTCATGGTGACAACTGCCCAGTAAATAGACAATGGAATACTGGTAAATCCATTTTCCGGCCCTTCTACCACATAAATAATTGAACCAAAGATGGTTACTAACAATACAAGCGATAGGAAGAAAACCGTGATTTTCTGCTGACTGGTTTTTAATGCAGACGCTAAAAACCCAGCCTGCTGCATATAGGCCTTGAGCTTAAGAACGCGGAACACACGTAAAATACGTAATACCCGTATCACGAGTAGATACTGCACGCCCACAAACATGAGGCTCAAATAACTTGGCAATACAGACAGTAAGTCTACTATCCCAAAGAAACTAAAAGCATAGCGTAAGCGGTTGGGTGCTGAAAATAGCCTTAACGCATACTCAATGGTAAACAAAATGGTAAAAAACCACTCTGCATAAAAGAACAACGTGCCATACTGCAAACGCATATATAGCACACTATCAAGCATGACGACGGCCACACTGGCTAAAATTGCAATCAGCAATACAATATCAAAGAGCTTACCCAGACGAGTATCTGTGCCTTCAATAATGATATGCGTACGGTTACGCAAGTGTGTAAGAGCTTCGGCGGTTGGTTGCTTCATAGAATCAGTACTTTATAAAATCAATGGCTTGATAGCACGCAATGACTTAAAATGTGATGGATAAGGGCAAGTTGGTCAAAATAGCTAAAACTGGTTTATAATATCGCTCACCTATCACAGTGAATACAATCTATAAGTTGCCACAGTGTAGCAAAAAAGCACTCTCAACAACATACAAATCGTTAACGTGCCAGTAGCGCTACTACCTCAAATAGACAAAGTAATGATAGTATAAAATCAGGCAATCAGATACCGAAGGTTGTTGTTAATCACTTTTTTTACCCATAAAAATAGTACGTAGAACTTAAGGATGTTATATGGCAGGCCATTCAAAATGGGCAAATATTAAACACCGTAAAGCCCGTCAGGATGCAGTAAGGGGTAAGATATTTACCAAGATTATTCGCGAAATCGTTTCAGCTGCCAAACAAGGCGATCCCGATCCTGACAAAAACCCACGCTTACGTGCCGTTATCGAAAAAGCCCTATCCGTCAATATGACGCGCGACACAATTAATCGTGCTGTCGACCGTGGTACAGGTGGCGGCGATAATGAAAACATGGAAGAAGTCAGTTATGAGGGTTATGGTGTTGGTGGTGTGGCTGTATTGGTCGAAACCATGACGGATAATCTTAACCGTACGGTCAGTGAAGTACGTCATGCTTTTACCAAAAATGATGGTAATCTTGGCACATCAGGTTCAGTGGCGTATCTATTCACTAAACGTGGCGAAATCACTTTTAACGATGTTAGTTTAGAAGATGAGGTCATGCTCGTTGCACTAGATGCGGGCGCCGTTGATATCGAAAATGATGGTGAAAGCTTGCTCGTTATCACTGAATGGGAAAGTTTCGGTCAAGTTCAAGATGCCCTTAATGCGGCCGGTCTGATTTCTGACAACGCCGAGGTCACTATGTCACCATCTACCACGGCTGAGATCGACAATGTCGATGATGCTGAAAAGATCATGAAGATGATTGATATGCTAGAAGATGCTGATGATGTACAAGAAGTTTATACTAACGTGAACTTCTCTGCTGAGGTCATGGCTCAGCTTGAAGCATAAACTTATTAATTGTTCAGTAAAAAGGGCCAGATGCTAAAAGTATTTGGCCCTTTTTTATTAAGATAGATTTAGTTTTACGTCCAACTTCCTTCTAATGCTAGTAAATACTCTTTTTTATCTAGCCCGCCTGTATAGCCACCGAGCTTACCGTCGCTTGCAATCACTCGATGACAAGGCACGATAATGCTAAAAGGATTTTTTCCATTGGCCTGCGCAACCGCACGGAATCCCTTTGGACTGTTGACACGCTGCGCGAGTGTGGCATAGCTGATGGTTTCGCCATACTCAATACCTTGTAGTGCCTGCCATACTCTTTGCTGGAACTCAGTACCCATAGAGAAGTCTAAAGGCAAATCCAATGTCTTACGTTTACCATCAGCATAGTCTTTAAGTTGAAAAATCGTTTCTATTAATAACGCTTGAGCAGGTTCATTCATGCTTAGGCTATTTTTATCTATAAAGGTAAAGTCTTCATCTGTCAGACCATAGTACTTTTTAAGTTTAGGTACAGATTTTGAGCTATGCCATGAGTTACCTGCCAGCAGCCAGTTGGCTTCAACGAGCATAGGCTGACCATGTTCATTGATACGAGCAATCAGTGTTAATAGATGTGACCCAAAGGATGCTGTGGTAACTATCATAGCGTCTACTTCCCTATTCTTTTAAAAATGATTTACCAGATAAAACTGGCTATCTTATTCTTTATCGTCGGTCTCGAACAAAGCGGCGACAAATTGCTTCGGACTAAAAGAACGCAAGTCGTCAATCGACTCACCCACACCGATATAGCGGATAGGCACATCTGTCGTTTCGGCAATATTAAATACCACGCCACCTTTAGCAGTACCATCTAACTTAGTAATGGTGATGCCTGTCAGCGGCACAACTTTATTAAACAGTTCAACTTGGTTGATAGCATTTTGACCCGTGCCAGCATCCAGTACAATCATACCTTCATGCGGGGCACTTGGATCCGCTTTACGCATGACACGTACGACCTTCTCTAACTCTGCCATCAAATGTGTCTTGTTTTGCAGACGTCCCGCAGTATCAGCGATGAGCACATCGATATTTTTTGCTTTGGCTGATTGCATCGCATCAAAAATGACAGAAGCGCTGTCAGAACCATGACCTTGCGCCACTACTGGAATATGATTGCGCTCACCCCAAATCTGTAGCTGCTCAGTAGCTGCCGCACGGAATGTATCACCCGCTGCCAGCATGACTGACTTACCCTCACCTTGTAGACGCTTGGCAAGCTTACCAATCGTTGTGGTTTTCCCTACGCCATTGACACCTACTACCAATATAACAAACGGCTTTTTGCTAGTATCAATCACCAATGGCTCAACTTTTGGCGTTAGGATATCAACCAGTTCACTTTGCAATGCTTTATATAAAGAATGAGCATAGATCAAGTCACCACGATCTGTCTGCTCGGTGAGGCTCTTGATGATACGGTTCGTCGCGTTGACGCCAATATCGGCTACCAATAGCTGATCTTCGACTTCTTCTAATAGCTCGTCATCAATCTCTTTACCACCGATTAAGATACTGACCATGCCTTCAGCTAAGTTTTTGCGTGACTTACTGAGGCCCGTTTTCATACGGTTAAACCAGCTGCCCTTTTTCTTATTTTCTTTTGTCTCTTGTGACTCTGTAGCAGGCTCTTTAATAGTAGCTACCTGTGCGTCACTGTCAGCCACTGGGTTTACACTTGGCGTATCACCCAATTGCTCCTGCAATGGCATAGCAGGAATAGTCGACGCAGTATTAGTTTGACTTGTAGCGGCTGTCTCTGTAGCGCTTGAAAAGCTTTCAGAATTACCTTTAGGGACGTTATGCTCTTCTGTCATAACAATTGGCGTCGCCAAAGCAATATTATCCGCAGCATCATTACTAGAGACGTCTTGGTTTACCGTACTATCCTTTTGTGAAGCAATACTCTCTGTTTCATCAATAATGGGCACAGATTGCACCGGTAGACTGGGTAAGGTAATATCATCGTCATCTAAGTCATCAAGACCCGCATCAAGGTTAATGACTACGCGGTTGCTGTTGTTTGGGTTGTTCATAAGTTTGCCCTAAAAGTTATCACGATCAATTATTTGTTTATTGTTAATGGATTTATAGGTTGTCATCTGGCTACGAGCGACATGACGCTTAATTTTGACCTATTTTAACATAATTCAAGTCATGCTCAGCCCTTACCCTATTAGACTATTGTCAAAATTTATCTGTTTAAAAAATCACTCAATGATTTGAGAAAGTTTTGCTTAAGGTTTGGACACAAAATTCTGACCTGTTACTTGTCAGACTTCGCCTACTCTACCAAGACTTATTCGATAAATACTTATTAGGAATCCGTTATGTCATTATTCTCTAAGCACTATAAGAAAATTAGCATCAGTGTGGCGGTTTTATTAACGACGACTATATTGGTGACCGGTTGCACCACGACGCAAGAGTTTAGACCGACTGCTAGCGTTATGGTTGGTGCTCAGACCTCTTTGTAATGCCATTTATTACTATGATTAGCATTTAATTCTTCAGTTATTATTTTATATAAGTAGACCATACCATGTCATTGTCTTTACCTCTAGCAGCTGCGCCATTACGCATTGCTTGTGCCTTAGCAGTAGCAGCGTCACTTACTGCGTGTCAAACCAACACGGTGCCTACTAATTCTGCAACTGCGACAAGCTCAACCGTAACCGATAGCTTGGCTCAAAACATATCAGATGAAAATAAAACGAGTAAAGACACACAGTCGTCTGAGTTGACAATGGACATGTCAGGTCGACATGAATATCAGTTAAAAAATGGTCTAAAAGTCGTCATAAAAGAAGACCACCGTGCCCCTGTCGCTATGACACAAATCTGGTACCGAGTGGGCTCGGCAGATGAGCCTCTTGATAAAGGCGGTATCTCTCATTTACTCGAGCACATGATGTTTAAAGGCACGACCAATGTCTCTAGTGATGATTATGAGCGACTAATTGCTAAGTTTGGCGGCGTCAACAATGCCTTTACCAGCTATGACTATACCGGATACTACGAGCTATTCCCTGCCAATCGTATGCCGTTAGCGCTAGAGCTTGAAGCAGATCGCATGAAAAACCTTATATTCGATGACAAAGAATTTGCCAAAGAGCATCAAGTGGTCATGGAAGAGCGTCGCCAACGTACTGACGACAATCCGCTTGCCAAAGCGTATGAGTCATTTCGTCTGCTAGCTTTGCCTGACAGCCCAAAAGGCGAATCTGTCATTGGGCCTATGAACGAGCTAGAATCGATTAAACTTTCAGATTTAAAAGACTGGTATAAGACATGGTATGCACCAAATAATACAACGTTAGTCATCGTCGGTGACGTGCAACCACAAGAAGTACTTACTCAAGTCAAACGTTACTTTGGTGATTTAGAAAAAAGCAACCTACCCAAACGTACCTCTGTAACTCAAAAAGGCTTCCGTGGTTATCAAAAGGTAGACTCTGAGCAAGCCGTACAAGTGCCCGTTCTACTGATGGGTTACAACGTGCCAAGCCTTGCCACGACAGGCTCAAACAATGAAAAACAAGCTTACGCCCTGTCACTTGCGCAAGATGTGCTCGATGGCGGCTTATCTGCACGCTTAGAGAGTCGACTGATACGTGAGCAAGGTCTTCTAACCACAGTTGGTACTTCTTACGACTTGTTAGATCGCGGCGATGGGCTGTTTTTAATACAAGCAACACCTCGTGAAGGCGTCAGCTTAGAGCAAGCACAACAAGCCATAACTTCAGAAATAGAAAAGCTAAAAACCGATCCTATTGCCAATGACGAGATTAGTCGCGCCAAGACCAATACGGTTACTGGTTTGATTTATGCGCAAGACAGCATGGAAGGACAAGCACGTATGATAGGCTCGTTACAATCTATCGGTCTAGATGATAGATTACTTTCTAAGTTACCAGCTAAGCTCGATGGTATCAGTGTGGCTGATATTCAGGCTGCCAGTAAAAAATATTTGGTCAAGGACAACTTAACGGTGATGCATGTCGTGCCACCTAAAGACAATAAAACCCCAGCGAAATAGTCGCTATCTATTATCAAACATCTCATAAAAATGGCCATAACACCGTATTCTTAATAAGAAGAAACTCATGATTCAGAATAAATACGACTCTAAAGCAAAACAAGAATCTTTTAAGGATGCTTCATCTTCTATAAGAAGCACCATCGCATCTAAAAAGCGATCCTACCTCAGTGCTAGCGTAATTTTTGCTTTTAGCGTCTTGGCTACTACTACGCAGGCTAATACAACGACTGCTGAAGATTACCGCTCACCTGCTGCAGTCGATGCAAGTGCGCCAATTGCTGCCTTATCTAAGCTAACCAGCTTAGACGATGACAAACCTTTAAAAGTCACCGTACCGACCATTCAACAGTTTAAGACCAAGTCTGGCGTACCTGTTATGTTTGTACAAACGACCACCTTGCCAATCGTCGATGTTGATTTGCGTTTTAATGCTGGTAGCGCGCGTGATGGTAGTATCAAAAAGGATGGTTTTGGTATTGCGAATATGACAGCGACGATGCTCGAACAGGGCTCAAAAAGCCTAGATGAAAACGCATTTACACGTGCAGTGGAAACGTTGGGCATCAATCTAAGCAGTAGCGCCTATAAGGATATGTTCATCGTTTCACTACGTAGCTTATCCGATGACAAGCATCTCCTGCCAGCCATTGATTTAATGACACAGATGGTGAGTGAGCCTACGTTTGACGAGCAAGTTCTAGCACGCAATAAAGCAAGACTGTTGGTAGGCCTGCAGCAACAAAAACAAGATCCTAATAGCTTAGCAAGTATCGCTTTCAATGATGCTTTGTACGGTACTCACCCTTACGCGCATCCATCAGTCGGCACACTAGAAAGCGTTCCTACGATTGAGAAACAGCAACTGATAGACTTTAAAAATAAATATCTAGTGGCAGCAAATGCATCTGTTGCTATGACAGGCAACCTAACATTAGACCAAGCCAAAAAACTGGCAGAAGACATCACTGCTAAATTGCCTACTGGCCAAGCTGCCACTGATTTACCTGAGCCGAAACCACTTACTCAAGCGCAGCATGTTCATATTCCATTCCCAAGCACTCAAACCACTGTCCTTATGGGACAATTGGGTAGCAAACGAGCTACCGACCCAATAGCACAGCAGCAGCAGACCAACTTTGCTGTTGGAAACGAAGTCATGGCAGGCAGTGATTTTAATGCACGGCTAATGACGGAGGTGAGACAAAACCTTGGCTATACTTATGGAATCTCAGGATCGATGAATCCAATGCTCTCTCGAGGCCCCTACCAAATTGGTTTTTCGACACGTAATGACAGGGCGCGTGCAGCTATTGATGCAAGCTTAGCGGTTATTAACGAGACACTGGACAAAGGTATCACCAATGAGGAGATGCGCTTAACTACAGATAATTTGAAAAATAGCTTTCCAATGGGATTTGCGAGCAATGCAGGTATTAATGGCTTACTCGGAATGATGAACTTTTACCAATTACCGAATAATTACTTAGCTGACTATACCAATCGCATTGATCAAGTCACACTTTCAGAGGTCAATCAAACCATGCGAGATACGCTAAAGCCTGATAACTTTTTAATAGTTACGGTTGGGCAAGAAGATCCGTGGAAAGAAAAGCAAGCGGTAAAGAAAACCAGTAAGAAATAAATCGCTAAGAAGTAGTTTAGAAAAAATAAGGCTCATTAATTTTGTGGACGTATTATAAGTGGTAAAGAATACTGCTTATAATATGTCCATTTAAATATTTAGATTACTATGATTTCTAAATAAGAAGCAGAACATTCTTAATACTTAGTATTAGGAATGCTTGGCGTCAGAAATTTTTAGTGCAACATCATAGACAAAATGCTCAGGCTTATGGGTGGCCCCGTTATAGCTCAGACGGATAACGTGCTTATCATAAGACGTCACTTTATAATTACCATTGGCAAAGTTGTGTAGCGTTGGCACAATTAATAGCGCTTCTATTTGACGGTTATCTACTTTAACATTGAGGCGCTGACCCTCTCGCGGATATAAAAAATAATCACAGTAGTCATTTACCATGACCTCTGATATACGTTCAATAACCTGATTACCCGTTTCTTCTTGAATTAATTTTGGACAGACATCAGAGCGCTTAGATGCCAAACGAGCATAAGAGTTCTTGATACTATCTTCTATCTCTTTAGAGCTTTGTACATGTCTATCAGACTTATCCGTCACTATCATATTATTTTCAGAGGACATCTCTGTACTACACGCACTAATCAATAATACCGACATAAGTGCAGAAGTAAACAAAACGCCATACTTATAGTTCGAGTGCAAAAAACTTTGCTTCTCGTTATTTAATTTATGATAGCTTTTCATTGTCGAGCGCTGATTTTTCATAGTTTTCGCTTAAAGTAAATTTGGTGGTTTTCTTTATGAGCCATGAAAATATAAAGGCGATTGATAACACATATTATTAAAGCATAGTCTTTAAAGACTAAACAAATTTTTAATGAACTCATGCGTCTATCCTATGAATCCTACCAAATAATTACAAAATTATTATTTTTAGTAAACACCGGAATAGTATATATAAAAATGAATATATATAGCGTTATCTCGGCTAACTTTATATTCATTTGAACTTTCGATTCTTGATAAATCAATTAATAGCGGCAAGAAGAGGAACTACTAGCGTGATTGAATCCCCATTTGCGATAACCATCAGTATCTAAATGAATAGCCCCTGTCGCATATAATCCTAAGCCAAAGTTATAAGGCTGTCCTTGATACTGCCAAAACTGACATAAGCCATCATGCATGGTACTCAAGCGCCATAAATTGTCTTCGTACTCAGGTACCCAGATATCGATAGCACTTGCATTCATATGCTTACTACCATCTGCCCCGCCTGCACAATCATTCAAACCCGGGTTACGATATACCGAACGTATCTCACTGCTGAGTGGTAAAATACCTTGGTTTTTCAACTCACTATAAAGGCGCAATGTTGGTACAATGTTAGACCATAGCTCTTGAGGTGGCAATTGATACGGCTCATACCCGCATTTACTCCAGCTACGGGCAGTCGTCAGCAGTTGAGACAATGGCGGTACATTCTGTGACCCGACTCGTGCGCTGAGATAGCGTTCGTACTCTGCTACTTGTCTGGCACGATAACTATTGCTATTTGACCATGCTTTAAAGT includes the following:
- a CDS encoding methylated-DNA--[protein]-cysteine S-methyltransferase is translated as MIVTTASFGSHLLTLIARINEHGQPMLVEANWLLAGNSWHSSKSVPKLKKYYGLTDEDFTFIDKNSLSMNEPAQALLIETIFQLKDYADGKRKTLDLPLDFSMGTEFQQRVWQALQGIEYGETISYATLAQRVNSPKGFRAVAQANGKNPFSIIVPCHRVIASDGKLGGYTGGLDKKEYLLALEGSWT
- the ftsY gene encoding signal recognition particle-docking protein FtsY, which translates into the protein MKTGLSKSRKNLAEGMVSILIGGKEIDDELLEEVEDQLLVADIGVNATNRIIKSLTEQTDRGDLIYAHSLYKALQSELVDILTPKVEPLVIDTSKKPFVILVVGVNGVGKTTTIGKLAKRLQGEGKSVMLAAGDTFRAAATEQLQIWGERNHIPVVAQGHGSDSASVIFDAMQSAKAKNIDVLIADTAGRLQNKTHLMAELEKVVRVMRKADPSAPHEGMIVLDAGTGQNAINQVELFNKVVPLTGITITKLDGTAKGGVVFNIAETTDVPIRYIGVGESIDDLRSFSPKQFVAALFETDDKE
- a CDS encoding M16 family metallopeptidase, whose translation is MSLSLPLAAAPLRIACALAVAASLTACQTNTVPTNSATATSSTVTDSLAQNISDENKTSKDTQSSELTMDMSGRHEYQLKNGLKVVIKEDHRAPVAMTQIWYRVGSADEPLDKGGISHLLEHMMFKGTTNVSSDDYERLIAKFGGVNNAFTSYDYTGYYELFPANRMPLALELEADRMKNLIFDDKEFAKEHQVVMEERRQRTDDNPLAKAYESFRLLALPDSPKGESVIGPMNELESIKLSDLKDWYKTWYAPNNTTLVIVGDVQPQEVLTQVKRYFGDLEKSNLPKRTSVTQKGFRGYQKVDSEQAVQVPVLLMGYNVPSLATTGSNNEKQAYALSLAQDVLDGGLSARLESRLIREQGLLTTVGTSYDLLDRGDGLFLIQATPREGVSLEQAQQAITSEIEKLKTDPIANDEISRAKTNTVTGLIYAQDSMEGQARMIGSLQSIGLDDRLLSKLPAKLDGISVADIQAASKKYLVKDNLTVMHVVPPKDNKTPAK
- a CDS encoding M16 family metallopeptidase, encoding MIQNKYDSKAKQESFKDASSSIRSTIASKKRSYLSASVIFAFSVLATTTQANTTTAEDYRSPAAVDASAPIAALSKLTSLDDDKPLKVTVPTIQQFKTKSGVPVMFVQTTTLPIVDVDLRFNAGSARDGSIKKDGFGIANMTATMLEQGSKSLDENAFTRAVETLGINLSSSAYKDMFIVSLRSLSDDKHLLPAIDLMTQMVSEPTFDEQVLARNKARLLVGLQQQKQDPNSLASIAFNDALYGTHPYAHPSVGTLESVPTIEKQQLIDFKNKYLVAANASVAMTGNLTLDQAKKLAEDITAKLPTGQAATDLPEPKPLTQAQHVHIPFPSTQTTVLMGQLGSKRATDPIAQQQQTNFAVGNEVMAGSDFNARLMTEVRQNLGYTYGISGSMNPMLSRGPYQIGFSTRNDRARAAIDASLAVINETLDKGITNEEMRLTTDNLKNSFPMGFASNAGINGLLGMMNFYQLPNNYLADYTNRIDQVTLSEVNQTMRDTLKPDNFLIVTVGQEDPWKEKQAVKKTSKK
- a CDS encoding D-Ala-D-Ala carboxypeptidase family metallohydrolase translates to MIKSKIHAYRQICQPIITLILCAGSVSAHAVIISDDSERRIQIRQSSSTSNNSNAYITPSTNSSNQRPGVTMLSGANASNGDSMQNLIVQKQRDFEIDARLSIEENKRVNVVRRGATYSTANNTYNGAYNDSMSMDFKAWSNSNSYRARQVAEYERYLSARVGSQNVPPLSQLLTTARSWSKCGYEPYQLPPQELWSNIVPTLRLYSELKNQGILPLSSEIRSVYRNPGLNDCAGGADGSKHMNASAIDIWVPEYEDNLWRLSTMHDGLCQFWQYQGQPYNFGLGLYATGAIHLDTDGYRKWGFNHASSSSSCRY